A window of the Bacteroidota bacterium genome harbors these coding sequences:
- a CDS encoding CTP synthase: protein MSQTKYIFVTGGVTSSLGKGIISASLAKLLQARGFAVTIQKFDPYINVDPGTLNPYEHGECYVTNDGAETDLDLGHYERFLNVPTSQANNVTTGRIYQSVIEKERRGVYLGETVQVIPHITDEIKFRISLLGSEGNFDFVITELGGTVGDIESLPYVEAVRQMKYELGPGNSLVVHLTLVPYLSAAGELKTKPTQHSVKTLLELGVQPDILVCRTEHPLNEGIKNKIALFCNLDPKAVIESIDTETIYNVPLLMRQEKFDSVVLEKLKVTYAGEPDLAKWEEFLFKLKNPKSEINIGLVGKYVELKDAYKSIVESFIHAGTEIQCKVNLQLIHSEFIDQTNVAEKLDGLHGVLVAPGFGERGIEGKIIAIRYVRENNIPFLGICLGMQCAVVEFARNVLGHADAHSTEMNPRTSYPVIDIMEAQKKISCKGGTMRLGAYPCTIVEGSKVAEAYNALNVNERHRHRYEFNNKFMEEFRTAGMIATGINPKDQLVEVMELKEHPWFVGVQFHPEYRSTVANPHPLFLGFVKAAWKYMDSIKK from the coding sequence ATGTCGCAAACCAAATATATCTTTGTTACCGGAGGTGTGACCTCCTCACTCGGAAAAGGAATTATTTCAGCATCACTCGCAAAACTCCTTCAGGCAAGAGGATTTGCCGTTACCATCCAGAAATTTGACCCCTACATCAACGTTGACCCGGGCACACTCAATCCTTACGAACACGGCGAATGCTACGTTACCAACGATGGTGCCGAAACCGACCTTGACCTCGGTCATTACGAACGTTTTCTGAACGTTCCCACATCACAGGCTAACAATGTAACAACCGGAAGAATCTATCAGTCGGTTATTGAAAAAGAACGCCGCGGCGTTTACCTTGGCGAGACTGTTCAGGTAATCCCGCACATCACCGACGAGATAAAATTCAGGATCAGCCTGTTGGGCAGTGAAGGGAATTTTGATTTTGTGATTACCGAACTGGGCGGCACCGTTGGCGATATAGAATCATTGCCATACGTAGAAGCCGTCAGGCAGATGAAATATGAACTCGGTCCCGGAAACAGCCTTGTTGTTCATCTGACATTAGTGCCATATCTTTCGGCAGCAGGTGAGTTGAAAACTAAACCAACACAGCATTCAGTAAAAACACTCCTTGAACTAGGCGTTCAGCCTGACATTCTGGTGTGTCGCACAGAGCATCCGCTCAACGAAGGCATCAAAAATAAAATCGCACTGTTCTGCAACCTCGACCCAAAAGCTGTTATAGAATCTATCGACACCGAGACAATTTACAACGTACCTCTGTTGATGCGTCAGGAAAAATTCGATTCGGTTGTTCTCGAAAAACTGAAAGTAACCTATGCCGGAGAGCCCGACCTTGCTAAATGGGAGGAATTTCTGTTCAAACTTAAAAATCCGAAAAGCGAAATAAATATCGGACTGGTCGGCAAATACGTTGAGCTGAAAGATGCATACAAATCAATTGTAGAATCATTCATCCACGCAGGAACTGAGATACAGTGCAAGGTTAACCTGCAGTTGATACATTCCGAATTTATCGACCAGACAAATGTTGCCGAAAAATTGGACGGACTCCACGGAGTGCTTGTTGCTCCAGGGTTTGGCGAACGCGGAATCGAAGGAAAAATAATTGCCATACGGTACGTACGTGAAAATAACATCCCGTTTCTGGGCATTTGCCTAGGCATGCAATGCGCTGTTGTGGAGTTTGCGCGCAACGTACTCGGTCATGCCGACGCGCATTCTACAGAAATGAACCCACGCACTTCCTACCCGGTGATTGACATTATGGAAGCTCAGAAAAAAATATCATGCAAAGGCGGAACCATGAGGCTGGGTGCATATCCGTGTACAATAGTTGAAGGATCTAAAGTAGCTGAAGCATACAACGCACTCAACGTAAATGAACGCCACCGTCACCGTTATGAGTTCAACAATAAATTCATGGAAGAATTTAGAACGGCCGGCATGATTGCAACCGGCATCAATCCTAAAGACCAGCTGGTTGAGGTGATGGAACTCAAAGAACATCCATGGTTTGTAGGCGTGCAGTTCCACCCCGAATACAGAAGTACGGTTGCCAATCCACACCCCTTGTTTCTTGGTTTCGTGAAAGCCGCATGGAAGTATATGGATTCTATTAAGAAGTAA
- the murB gene encoding UDP-N-acetylmuramate dehydrogenase, whose translation MDILKNTSLLTYNTFGIEVSAACLVRIDEKTVLSELVKVLPSLPQPFFVVGGGSNLLFTQNFEGTILLVQNKGIEVVRRDAETVIVKAAAGEHWDEFVNYCVDAGFGGLENLTAIPGTVGASPVQNIGAYGTEVCEAIHAVEALELETGISRIFTPGECEFGYRSSIFKHELKDQYLATSVSFRLSTKHAIRTDYGAIAAELERLQVREPSIKDIRDAVRNIRESKLPDPHVLGNAGSFFKNPVVTEGFFEFLKEEHPNMVHFNLPDGDVKLAAGWLIEQCGWKGKKLGNAAVHDKQALIIVNYRNASGKEIMALAEEITASVFQKFSVVLEPEVNII comes from the coding sequence ATGGATATCCTTAAAAACACTTCACTGCTTACATACAACACCTTTGGTATTGAAGTTAGCGCTGCCTGCCTTGTCAGAATTGATGAAAAAACTGTTTTATCAGAGCTTGTAAAAGTCCTGCCATCACTTCCGCAACCGTTTTTTGTTGTAGGAGGCGGAAGCAATCTGCTGTTTACACAGAATTTTGAAGGCACCATACTGCTTGTTCAGAATAAAGGAATTGAGGTGGTGCGCAGGGATGCTGAAACGGTCATTGTGAAAGCCGCGGCCGGAGAACACTGGGATGAATTTGTGAATTACTGCGTGGATGCAGGTTTTGGAGGACTCGAAAATTTAACAGCCATTCCCGGAACTGTAGGCGCATCGCCCGTTCAAAATATCGGAGCTTACGGAACAGAAGTATGCGAAGCCATTCATGCAGTTGAAGCACTGGAACTCGAAACAGGCATCAGCCGGATTTTCACGCCCGGTGAATGTGAATTTGGATATCGTTCAAGCATTTTCAAACATGAATTGAAAGATCAATATCTTGCTACATCTGTATCATTTCGATTATCCACAAAACATGCAATCAGGACTGACTACGGAGCCATTGCCGCTGAGCTTGAACGATTGCAGGTAAGGGAACCTTCCATTAAAGATATTCGGGATGCCGTTCGCAATATCAGGGAATCCAAACTTCCCGACCCGCATGTTTTGGGCAATGCCGGCAGCTTTTTTAAAAACCCGGTGGTAACGGAAGGTTTTTTTGAATTTCTGAAAGAAGAACATCCTAACATGGTGCATTTTAATTTGCCCGACGGCGATGTTAAACTTGCCGCAGGCTGGCTTATTGAACAATGCGGATGGAAAGGCAAAAAGCTCGGAAATGCCGCCGTTCACGACAAACAAGCGTTAATTATCGTTAATTATCGTAACGCAAGCGGAAAAGAAATTATGGCACTTGCCGAAGAAATTACGGCATCAGTATTTCAAAAATTCAGCGTAGTGCTTGAACCCGAAGTGAATATTATCTGA